The following are from one region of the Cloacibacterium sp. TD35 genome:
- the porK gene encoding type IX secretion system lipoprotein PorK/GldK: protein MKRMFLLMLAASFVVSCSKGGRRASSGKPDSRGELVPKESKKSFEAQRPYGMVAIPGGSFVMGQGDADFTATPEKAPLKTVTVSSFFMDETEVTNSEYRLFVNYVRDSIARTLLADAAGDGAGGAGIDNYAFKSKKAGANVTPYETFLQSQGDRDGYNDSRKLDWRVPLYWKTSQYPDEKYAEVMESLYLPPAKRINNERLLDTQKLKYSYEWEDVATAVKDKTRSASYLKKESIAVYPDTTVWVKDFNYAYNEPLFDRYFWHKAYKDYPVVGVTWDQARAFCDYKTKAKRDYVKSGKKRGDNPMKFRLPTEAEWEYAARGGLENATYPWGGPYLTDDRGCYLANFKPKRGNYIEDEKKGTYPYTAPVKRFHRNGFGLYDMAGNVAEWTESPYSNATYQFSSTLNPYLSNQAYRELKKSVRGGSWKDVGYLLMTGYRDWERKDSARSYIGFRTIQDVPAGTARLRRSSK, encoded by the coding sequence ATGAAAAGAATGTTTCTTTTGATGCTTGCAGCATCTTTTGTGGTTTCATGTTCTAAAGGTGGAAGAAGAGCAAGCTCTGGAAAACCAGACTCTAGAGGAGAATTGGTGCCGAAAGAAAGTAAAAAGTCTTTTGAGGCTCAAAGACCTTACGGTATGGTAGCCATTCCTGGTGGTTCTTTTGTGATGGGGCAAGGTGATGCAGACTTTACTGCTACTCCAGAAAAAGCACCCCTAAAAACAGTTACCGTTTCTTCATTTTTTATGGATGAAACAGAGGTAACCAATTCAGAATACAGACTCTTCGTAAATTATGTGAGAGACTCTATTGCTAGAACATTATTAGCAGATGCTGCAGGTGATGGAGCTGGAGGAGCTGGAATTGATAATTATGCATTTAAATCAAAAAAAGCAGGTGCAAATGTTACACCATATGAAACATTTTTACAATCACAAGGAGATAGAGATGGTTATAATGACTCTAGAAAACTAGATTGGAGAGTTCCATTATACTGGAAAACAAGTCAATATCCTGATGAAAAATATGCTGAAGTAATGGAGTCACTATATTTACCACCAGCTAAAAGAATAAACAACGAAAGACTTCTAGATACTCAAAAGTTAAAATATTCTTACGAGTGGGAAGATGTAGCAACTGCAGTAAAAGATAAAACAAGAAGCGCTAGCTATCTTAAAAAAGAAAGTATTGCCGTATATCCTGATACCACAGTTTGGGTTAAAGATTTCAACTATGCTTATAACGAACCATTGTTTGATAGATATTTCTGGCACAAAGCATACAAAGATTATCCAGTTGTAGGAGTTACTTGGGATCAAGCAAGAGCATTCTGTGATTACAAAACCAAAGCAAAAAGAGATTATGTAAAGTCTGGTAAAAAAAGAGGAGATAATCCTATGAAATTTAGATTACCTACTGAAGCAGAATGGGAATATGCTGCTAGAGGAGGTCTAGAAAACGCTACATATCCTTGGGGAGGTCCTTATCTTACGGATGATAGAGGTTGCTATTTAGCAAACTTTAAACCTAAAAGAGGTAACTATATAGAAGACGAAAAGAAAGGAACTTATCCATACACAGCTCCAGTAAAAAGATTCCACAGAAATGGTTTTGGACTTTATGACATGGCTGGTAACGTAGCAGAGTGGACGGAATCTCCTTACAGTAATGCAACTTACCAATTCTCATCTACCTTAAATCCATACTTGTCAAATCAAGCATATAGAGAACTTAAAAAATCTGTAAGAGGAGGTTCTTGGAAAGATGTAGGTTACCTACTGATGACTGGTTATAGAGACTGGGAAAGAAAAGATTCTGCAAGAAGTTATATTGGCTTCAGAACAATTCAAGACGTTCCAGCAGGAACTGCTAGATTAAGAAGATCAAGTAAATAA
- the porL gene encoding type IX secretion system motor protein PorL/GldL has product MIGNPFKTKESTLNFIYSAGAAVVILGALFKLNHWNIGPLTGTWILAIGLGVEAFIFLIFAFDAPKEESNYAWENVYPELLDADAQPKARKVATVETSDLDVTLSNKLDKMLADAKLDVELFERLKTGIDKFSTSVDQINATVDVSQATTKYNDQLTLAASHLESMNALYALQLEHGKAQSEMSKKYVEDIQKSADQSQKFNEELAGLTSNLNNLNRVYGGMLSAMKA; this is encoded by the coding sequence ATGATTGGGAATCCGTTTAAAACTAAAGAATCAACTTTAAACTTTATTTATTCTGCAGGTGCGGCTGTAGTAATTTTAGGAGCATTATTTAAATTAAATCACTGGAACATTGGACCACTTACTGGGACATGGATTCTAGCAATAGGTTTAGGAGTAGAAGCATTTATTTTCTTAATTTTTGCGTTCGATGCACCTAAAGAAGAGTCTAACTACGCTTGGGAAAATGTTTATCCAGAATTATTAGATGCAGATGCTCAGCCCAAGGCTAGAAAAGTAGCTACTGTAGAGACTTCTGATTTAGATGTTACACTATCAAATAAATTAGACAAAATGTTAGCTGATGCGAAACTAGATGTAGAGTTATTCGAAAGACTTAAAACAGGAATTGATAAATTTTCAACTTCTGTTGATCAAATAAATGCTACTGTAGATGTATCACAAGCTACCACTAAATATAACGATCAATTAACTTTAGCTGCTAGTCACTTAGAAAGCATGAATGCATTATATGCGCTACAATTAGAGCACGGTAAAGCACAAAGCGAAATGAGCAAAAAGTATGTAGAAGATATCCAAAAATCTGCAGACCAATCTCAGAAATTCAACGAGGAATTAGCAGGTCTTACATCTAATTTAAATAATCTTAATAGAGTTTACGGAGGTATGCTTTCTGCTATGAAAGCTTAA
- the porM gene encoding type IX secretion system motor protein PorM/GldM: MAKGKQTPRQKMINLMYLVFIAMLAMQIDQEIIRSYQDTNQSLTDSRTLAEEKNKIFEITLKAKADNSPETFGLASQQYQGMRSKADDLVGFIESIKGQLKTEAGFDANKNVEDNFSSLNNTDAVTKKFFKGGDAELPSKNSEELKTKMAALQNYIIQNFGNNKDLVSVVDRAKKRLSTDDAPYKKQGKNWLQYKFYNQPLIAALSNLEVIQSEARNLQSDALSLMLREKVDADIKFDAFEAVVAAPDVIIQGEPAEAKVFIGTYDSNLPGFGVAGADRTENGIGYKSLVSSTPGEYTFNGVVSFNDANGKKLEYKFSHPYRVVPGAKEVAFESGALLSADKMNVLYRGVQNPISGSILGADNSQTTLTATGGTVTKKGGGSWVITPGSGNSTTLTISGKGPKGQVISQKFEFRIKNVPAPQGQIRGENEVTMPATSIANQTVGAAIPDFDFPVAFEVTGFKFKVPGKAAMFVNGNSLSSVAGLTKNLRSGDICYIAGIQATATGLGGQTLKKISPIVINVQ; this comes from the coding sequence ATGGCAAAAGGAAAACAAACACCCCGTCAAAAAATGATTAACCTGATGTATCTGGTTTTCATTGCGATGCTTGCAATGCAGATAGACCAAGAAATCATCAGATCATACCAAGATACTAATCAATCTCTTACTGATTCTAGAACATTGGCAGAAGAGAAAAATAAAATCTTTGAAATAACCTTAAAAGCTAAAGCTGATAACTCTCCCGAAACCTTTGGTTTGGCAAGTCAACAGTACCAAGGAATGAGATCTAAAGCTGACGATTTAGTTGGTTTTATTGAATCAATAAAAGGACAACTGAAAACAGAAGCAGGTTTTGATGCAAACAAAAATGTAGAAGATAATTTTTCTTCTCTAAACAATACAGATGCTGTAACCAAAAAATTCTTTAAAGGAGGTGATGCGGAGTTACCTTCTAAAAATTCTGAGGAATTAAAAACTAAAATGGCTGCTCTTCAAAATTATATTATCCAAAATTTTGGAAACAATAAAGATTTAGTTTCTGTAGTAGATAGAGCTAAAAAAAGATTGTCAACTGATGATGCTCCATACAAAAAGCAGGGTAAAAACTGGTTACAGTATAAGTTTTATAATCAGCCTTTAATTGCTGCACTTTCTAACTTAGAAGTTATCCAGTCAGAAGCTAGAAATTTACAATCTGATGCTCTTTCATTAATGCTAAGAGAAAAAGTAGACGCAGATATCAAATTTGATGCTTTCGAAGCTGTAGTTGCTGCTCCAGATGTAATTATTCAAGGAGAACCAGCTGAAGCAAAAGTATTCATTGGTACTTATGACAGCAACCTACCAGGATTTGGTGTTGCTGGTGCAGACAGAACAGAAAACGGAATTGGTTATAAATCATTAGTTTCTTCTACTCCAGGTGAATATACTTTTAATGGTGTAGTTTCATTTAACGATGCTAATGGTAAAAAATTAGAATACAAATTCTCTCATCCATATAGAGTAGTTCCAGGAGCTAAAGAAGTAGCCTTCGAAAGTGGAGCTTTATTATCTGCTGATAAAATGAATGTTTTATACCGTGGAGTTCAGAACCCTATTTCAGGTTCTATCCTTGGTGCTGATAATAGCCAGACTACACTTACTGCAACAGGAGGTACAGTTACTAAAAAAGGTGGGGGATCTTGGGTAATTACTCCAGGTTCTGGTAATTCTACTACATTAACTATTTCAGGGAAAGGTCCAAAAGGTCAGGTTATTTCTCAGAAATTTGAGTTCAGAATTAAAAACGTTCCTGCTCCTCAAGGGCAAATTAGAGGTGAAAACGAGGTAACTATGCCAGCTACTTCTATTGCTAATCAAACAGTAGGTGCTGCCATTCCAGATTTTGATTTCCCTGTAGCGTTTGAAGTAACAGGTTTCAAATTCAAAGTTCCAGGAAAAGCTGCTATGTTTGTAAATGGAAACTCATTAAGCTCTGTAGCGGGACTTACTAAAAACCTAAGATCAGGAGATATTTGTTACATTGCAGGTATCCAAGCTACTGCAACTGGTTTAGGAGGTCAAACTCTGAAAAAAATCAGTCCTATTGTAATAAATGTTCAATAA